The genomic window GCATAAGCGACCTCTCAAAGCGCTGCTACAGGGAGCTTTCGGGCGGCCAGCAGCAGAGGGTGCTGCTCGCAAGGGCATTATGCGCCACAAGCAAGGTGCTGCTGCTCGACGAGCCTGTGACAGGGCTTGACCCCAAAGCACAGAACGACCTTTACGAGCTTATAAAGACGCTGAACGACAGCGGCATCACAATAATCATGGTGTCGCACGATGTCAATGCAGCGGTGAGATATGCAAGCCACATACTGCACATAGGGCATCAGAAGCAGCTGTTTTTCGGCACAAAGGAGGACTATCTGCAAAGCCGCATAGGGCAGAGCTTCATAGTCACAGAAAACGGCGAGGATGACAGCTCTGACAGCACGCCAAAGCCGAAGGCAAAAAAAGAGCCTTCCGATGCAAAGGCACTGTTTGCACCTGCGGCAGCTATAGCGGCATCTGCGGCAGTGGGGGCTGCCATATCGGGCATATTAAAGCATGGAGGTAAGAAAAAATGGGCGAGATGATAGACAAGCTGTCGCTTTACTTTTCCTACCCGTTTGTAAGGTATGCGCTCATTGTCGGGCTTTTGATAGCGCTGTGCTCGTCGCTGCTCGGCGTCACACTGGTGCTGAAGCGCTTTTCGTTCATAGGCGACGGGCTTTCGCACGTTGCGTTCGGTGCTATGAGCTTAGCGGCCGTGCTGCCTGTGATGATAAAAGACATAGCAGCAGGCATATCTTCCTCGGGCGACGTGCCTGAGGGGGCAAGAACCATTGCCGACGCACTCTCAAAGGTAAGCAACAACTACATCGTGCTTCCGATAACGCTGCTTGCGGCCGTACTTCTGCTGCGTCCCGGAAAGAACGCCAAGATAAAGGGCGATGCGGCGGTGGCTATGATATCCGTGGGGGCTTTGGCGATAGGCTATATGCTCATGAACCGTTTCCCGACCTCGTCTAATATCTCGGGCGATGTATGCTCGACGCTTTTCGGCTCGACATCTATCCTGACGCTGAAAGAAGACGACGTGCGGCTCTGTCTTATAATGGCTGTAGTCGTGATACTGATATTCGTGCTGTTTTACAACAAGATATTCGCCGTCACCTTTGATGAGAACTTCTCAAAGGCCACAGGCGTAAAGGCAGACGGCTACAACCTGCTCATAGCTATAGTCACAGCGCTGATAATCGTGCTTGCGATGAATCTTGTGGGCTCGCTGCTTATCTCGGCACTGATAATCTTCCCGTCGCTGTCGGCGATGAGGGTGTTCAAGAGCTTCCGCTCGGTGATTATATGCTCGGCTGTCATATCTGTGATATGTGCAGCGGTGGGCATACTTGCATCGATCCTTCTCTCGACACCTGTCGGCTCGACTATCGTCACGGCGGATATTGCGGTGTTCTTTGTATTCTACATCACCGGCAAGATAACCAAAAGAGCGTAACGTCAGGTAACAGGTAACAGGTAACAGGTGAGGTATCGGCGATCTGCGCCGATGATATGCCCATTCGGGCTTTATGATCAAGGAGACAATAACGTGATAATACTTAAAAGGATTTTACCCGCAGCTTTGGCAGCTTTGATGCTGACAGCCTGCGGTGACACATCAAAGGTAGACAGTCTTATAAGCCAGAACGAAAAGGCAGGCACATCGTCTTCTGAAGCATCAGTCTCTGACAGCTCAGCTGACGGACAGACAACTGCTGCGGCCGATCCTATTGACATTGCAGGCATAGATGTATCAAACGGCGACATTGATGTTGACCTGACAGGGCTTGAATCAAACATCGTCTATGCGCAGGTGTTTGACATGGTAAACAACCCTGACAACTACACCGACAAGACGGTGAAGGCTCACGGCACCTTTGCTCACACGACAGACGAGTCGGGCGAGAAGGATTATTTTGCGGTGTTCATAGCTGATGCTTCCGCCTGCTGCCAGCAGGGCATAGAATTCGTCTGGGCAGGAGACCACAAATACCCCGACGATTACCCCGAGGAAGGCAAGGAGATAACCGTCGTAGGCAAGTTCGGCACATACACAGAAGGCGAGTACCAGTACTGCGAGCTGACCGATGCGCAGATGACAATAGGCAAAGCGTGAAACGCTTTGCCTGAATGCATAATGCATAATGCATAATGCACAATTAAGGTGTCCTGCTTACGCAGGACGGATCTAAAAGAATATCCCCGAAGTATGCGAAGACTTCGGGGAATTTTGTTTTTTGTTTGATTTATCCGAACAGGGATAACGTCAGTGCAAAGCGCCGGTACCACGTTCATGCGTTAGTCATGTGTCTGTCGATGATATCATTTATGCTCCTGTAGAGGTGGGGCTTGAGCTCGTCGAGCGAGACAGGCTCTTTGTAGAGTATCGCCGAATAGCAGGTCGAGCTTATCAGCTCTATTATCATAAACAGCATTATCTCAGGCTCGTTTATCTTTCTCGGAGCGTCTTCGAGCATCTCGTTATATATGCTCAGAAAGTCTATCTCATCGGTGCCGCTGTGGGCTGTGAGGGCGTTTTTGAATATGCCCCAGCTTAAGTTTTTGGAGATGAATGTAAGCAGCGCCTGGTTTTCATTTAGCTGGTCGAGGATACTGTCTATTATGAAGATTATCTTTTCCTTGAAATC from Ruminococcus sp. NK3A76 includes these protein-coding regions:
- a CDS encoding ABC transporter ATP-binding protein, which encodes MSEQIVCREATLGYENMTVASGIDFTVSEGDYLCILGENGSGKSTLIKTILGLKPVDSGSIDWQGLSPKEIGYLPQQTVVQKDFPASVREIVLSGCLSKTGLRPFYGHELKALANENMERLGISDLSKRCYRELSGGQQQRVLLARALCATSKVLLLDEPVTGLDPKAQNDLYELIKTLNDSGITIIMVSHDVNAAVRYASHILHIGHQKQLFFGTKEDYLQSRIGQSFIVTENGEDDSSDSTPKPKAKKEPSDAKALFAPAAAIAASAAVGAAISGILKHGGKKKWAR
- a CDS encoding metal ABC transporter permease; the protein is MGEMIDKLSLYFSYPFVRYALIVGLLIALCSSLLGVTLVLKRFSFIGDGLSHVAFGAMSLAAVLPVMIKDIAAGISSSGDVPEGARTIADALSKVSNNYIVLPITLLAAVLLLRPGKNAKIKGDAAVAMISVGALAIGYMLMNRFPTSSNISGDVCSTLFGSTSILTLKEDDVRLCLIMAVVVILIFVLFYNKIFAVTFDENFSKATGVKADGYNLLIAIVTALIIVLAMNLVGSLLISALIIFPSLSAMRVFKSFRSVIICSAVISVICAAVGILASILLSTPVGSTIVTADIAVFFVFYITGKITKRA
- a CDS encoding TetR/AcrR family transcriptional regulator, whose product is MGKLETNKKAKEDSLLMTAYKLFTTKGVTSTSVSDIARSAGIGKGTFYLYFKDKYDLKNRLVAKHSARLFKTAMADLEKSGRVLDFKEKIIFIIDSILDQLNENQALLTFISKNLSWGIFKNALTAHSGTDEIDFLSIYNEMLEDAPRKINEPEIMLFMIIELISSTCYSAILYKEPVSLDELKPHLYRSINDIIDRHMTNA